One region of Marivirga arenosa genomic DNA includes:
- a CDS encoding S41 family peptidase: protein MRIRLIIILLAFFNLSCERLFIEENPEPENAEVFDHLWTTVDEKYSFFDDKNIDWDSARSIYRPKAIAARNSIELFEVLSELLFILEDGHVNISAGIDFSRNWEWFLEYPSNFNFDIIERNYLVPSEDYQISGPIHNTIIDSVGYMYYESFSDNVSTSLMNYIVQKFLINERKGGFEINSLDGPVAGLIIDIRNNGGGSISNAFTIANRFADDKIKVADWYYKTGPGHKDFSIAEEKFIEFDGDDDYKFNKPIVVLINRSSYSSANFFASMMSFLPNVTLIGDQTGGGGGLPINDELPNGWRYRFSSTRTIDANGNNIEFGVKPDVEVALDSIDLANGKDSMIEAAINFIKNN, encoded by the coding sequence ATGAGAATCCGCCTAATCATCATATTATTAGCATTTTTTAATCTTTCATGTGAAAGATTATTTATTGAAGAAAATCCAGAGCCTGAAAACGCTGAAGTATTTGATCATTTATGGACTACTGTAGATGAAAAATATTCGTTTTTTGATGATAAAAATATTGATTGGGATTCTGCAAGAAGCATTTATAGACCTAAAGCTATTGCGGCTAGAAATAGCATTGAGCTATTTGAGGTACTATCCGAGCTTTTATTTATTCTTGAAGATGGACATGTTAACATATCAGCAGGTATAGATTTTTCCCGAAACTGGGAATGGTTTTTAGAATACCCAAGCAATTTTAATTTCGATATAATTGAAAGAAATTACTTAGTTCCAAGTGAGGATTATCAAATCTCAGGCCCAATACATAATACCATTATTGATTCAGTCGGTTATATGTATTATGAAAGCTTCTCAGACAATGTAAGCACTTCACTAATGAATTATATCGTTCAGAAATTCCTAATTAACGAACGAAAAGGTGGGTTTGAAATTAATAGCCTTGATGGTCCTGTTGCTGGTCTTATCATTGACATCAGAAATAATGGAGGTGGAAGTATTAGTAATGCATTCACTATAGCCAATCGCTTTGCAGATGATAAAATAAAAGTGGCAGACTGGTATTATAAAACAGGGCCTGGCCATAAAGATTTTTCCATAGCTGAAGAGAAATTCATTGAGTTTGACGGAGATGATGATTATAAATTCAACAAGCCAATCGTTGTTTTAATAAATAGAAGCAGTTACAGTTCAGCAAACTTCTTTGCTAGCATGATGAGTTTCTTACCTAACGTTACTTTAATTGGAGATCAAACTGGCGGGGGTGGTGGATTGCCAATTAATGATGAATTACCTAATGGTTGGCGTTATCGTTTTTCTTCTACAAGAACAATAGATGCAAATGGGAATAATATTGAATTTGGGGTTAAACCAGATGTTGAAGTAGCTCTAGATTCAATTGATCTTGCTAATGGAAAAGACAGCATGATTGAAGCTGCAATTAATTTTATAAAGAATAACTAA